In the genome of Ignavibacteria bacterium, one region contains:
- a CDS encoding HDIG domain-containing protein — protein sequence MEDKTQNKNNKGFLRFVTDNSVKIAIGLVTLILISLMLPSYKSIETEYEVGTVWSNEDLIAPFSFPIYRDDKEYDAEKNEIIKNLAPVYNKLNNQPNITPALDSLFYNIEQVLNAGKTLEANNDGDILSPALQTLKSQLTIDFSNEEWKSLYALYKDNAAQYNIYKNSIINTLSDLSKNDIIDTEKAKITSGRISIESIADNRTQDIKDLNGVYDEKEIRNIIRQRIKEINANEDLALTGEEIAKVYLQPNLLFNKELTDVELNNRIERIPKTIGIVRENERIISKHDPITRQTKLKLDSYKTIRLERIGVQDYFRQYIGKFFMVLILLIIYALFLYFIRNKIFRDNLRLALISSLILLECFFAFISLKITVSAPVELLIFVSVASIMLTILFDSRLSFFTTVIICFLVAAIRGGDYTIAFISFCASVLAIFSVRDIKNRSQIFRSFFFILLGYSLSILAIGFDRTEDTNKVLMELLFGGINAVMSPVIAYGLLIFYEKVFKITTDLTLVELSDFNHPLLKELSSKAPGTFHHSIIMGNLSEEASQAIGANRILARVGCYYHDIGKTVEPEFFIENQIDKINKHDKLQPTTSAQIIIAHVQQGMDLARKYKLPEVLIDFIPMHHGTTLVSYFYNKAQDQENIFPDGNKEEYRYPGPKPQTKETGIVMLADSIEAATRTLEDPTPEKLEKKIIEIIRTRFMEGELDECELTLRDLTKIKNSFLKILIGIHHHRVKYPDKKKELEPENVSSEDS from the coding sequence TTGGAAGATAAAACACAAAATAAGAACAATAAAGGATTTTTAAGATTTGTAACTGATAATTCAGTAAAAATTGCAATCGGGCTTGTGACTTTAATCCTCATAAGCTTGATGCTGCCAAGCTATAAGTCAATTGAAACCGAATACGAAGTGGGAACGGTTTGGTCGAACGAAGATTTAATTGCTCCGTTTTCATTTCCTATTTACCGTGACGACAAAGAATATGATGCCGAAAAAAATGAAATCATAAAAAATCTCGCTCCGGTATATAACAAACTAAACAATCAGCCAAACATAACACCTGCGCTCGATAGTTTATTTTACAATATAGAGCAGGTTTTGAATGCCGGGAAAACACTTGAAGCCAATAATGATGGTGACATTCTTTCCCCTGCCTTACAAACACTTAAATCACAATTAACCATTGATTTTAGCAACGAAGAGTGGAAAAGTCTTTATGCTTTATATAAAGACAATGCTGCACAATATAATATTTACAAAAATTCTATAATAAATACCTTATCGGACTTAAGCAAAAATGATATAATTGATACTGAAAAAGCAAAAATTACATCAGGAAGAATTTCAATAGAATCCATTGCAGATAACAGAACTCAGGATATAAAAGACCTTAATGGAGTTTATGATGAAAAAGAAATCAGGAACATAATCAGACAGCGGATTAAGGAAATCAATGCAAACGAAGATCTTGCATTAACCGGAGAGGAAATTGCCAAAGTTTATTTGCAACCAAATCTTTTATTTAATAAAGAGCTTACGGATGTTGAGCTAAACAACAGAATAGAAAGAATTCCTAAAACAATAGGGATTGTTCGCGAGAACGAAAGAATAATCAGTAAACACGACCCGATAACACGCCAGACAAAATTAAAACTTGATTCATACAAGACTATTCGGCTTGAACGAATAGGAGTTCAGGATTACTTCAGGCAATATATCGGTAAATTTTTTATGGTGCTGATACTATTGATTATCTATGCCTTGTTTTTATATTTTATCCGTAATAAAATTTTCAGGGATAATCTGCGTCTTGCGCTCATCTCATCTTTGATACTGCTTGAATGTTTCTTTGCATTTATTAGCTTAAAAATAACAGTAAGCGCACCTGTTGAACTGTTGATATTTGTTTCTGTGGCTTCAATAATGCTCACGATTTTATTTGATTCCCGATTATCATTTTTTACAACAGTTATTATTTGTTTTCTTGTAGCGGCAATCCGCGGAGGTGATTATACGATTGCATTTATTTCCTTCTGCGCAAGCGTGCTTGCAATATTCAGCGTGCGGGACATTAAAAACCGCTCACAGATTTTTCGCTCTTTCTTTTTTATTTTATTGGGTTATTCGTTATCCATACTTGCAATCGGCTTTGACAGAACTGAAGACACCAATAAAGTTCTGATGGAATTGCTTTTTGGCGGCATTAACGCAGTGATGTCACCTGTTATTGCTTACGGGCTTCTGATTTTTTATGAAAAAGTTTTCAAGATTACAACTGACCTCACACTCGTTGAATTATCAGACTTTAATCACCCGCTGTTAAAAGAGCTTTCATCGAAAGCGCCGGGAACGTTTCATCACAGCATAATTATGGGAAACCTTTCCGAAGAAGCATCGCAGGCAATCGGAGCAAACAGGATTCTTGCAAGAGTCGGATGTTATTATCATGACATAGGAAAAACCGTAGAGCCGGAATTTTTTATCGAGAACCAGATTGATAAAATAAATAAACACGATAAGCTCCAGCCGACAACCAGCGCGCAGATTATAATTGCGCACGTCCAACAAGGAATGGACCTGGCAAGAAAATATAAACTTCCTGAAGTGCTTATTGATTTTATTCCAATGCATCACGGAACAACACTTGTATCTTATTTTTATAATAAAGCACAAGACCAGGAAAACATTTTCCCTGACGGAAACAAAGAAGAATATCGTTATCCGGGTCCAAAACCGCAGACAAAAGAAACAGGCATCGTTATGCTTGCAGACTCAATAGAAGCGGCAACAAGAACTCTTGAAGACCCGACTCCTGAAAAGCTTGAGAAAAAAATTATCGAGATAATCAGAACACGCTTTATGGAAGGCGAGCTTGATGAATGCGAGCTTACTTTGCGTGACCTTACGAAAATAAAAAACAGCTTTCTGAAAATTCTCATTGGTATTCATCACCACCGCGTTAAATATCCGGATAAAAAGAAAGAACTTGAACCTGAGAACGTAAGTTCAGAAGATTCTTAG
- a CDS encoding tetratricopeptide repeat protein: MCKKVLLSILFLCVFSANSYSQSNSPESLINSGLADIYNLKFDNAVKTFKEVQRQYPNDIKGYFYESLVYFYSAMGSRSESEFEKYMNTSEKVIDIADNLIDDNENNFDAIYYKGQSHSYRSLILLTLNKNLLSAASNGNDGYRILSDVIKRKPDYYDAYMGLGLYKIFLGLVPEKFKWLLSIIGFDGDIKEGVNLLKTAAQNGKFTKIDSKIALALFTLQEREEKDESMVKTMETICAQYPESPMFKMMHAGALQLVGRTEESLPLLEDALRLNKFSMQNEVNKGANGLLGNVYFKRNDYANAIKYLEEHLKYVHPEDRYNISVYNLAVAYEMSGNREKALEKYRAVRKDFINERDGETEKMFYRFAQDRIKNPMNRLDSILTLGLNLRESNKLSEAVNFYENVLASDILDVYKSDDDKARLYYEAALTYNVNGQADLAQDYFSRIINLKPKTENWYVPFSYFELGKIYARKSDWQKAHQMFEKISEFDEFEMKQSLEMRLKNFREKY; encoded by the coding sequence ATGTGTAAAAAAGTGCTTCTGTCCATATTATTTCTTTGCGTCTTTTCTGCAAATTCTTATTCGCAATCCAACTCACCTGAAAGTCTTATCAATTCAGGTCTTGCTGATATTTATAATCTTAAATTTGATAATGCAGTAAAAACCTTCAAGGAAGTTCAGCGGCAATATCCCAATGACATAAAGGGGTATTTTTATGAATCCCTGGTCTATTTTTATTCTGCAATGGGTTCGCGAAGTGAATCGGAATTTGAAAAATATATGAATACTTCCGAAAAAGTAATTGATATTGCAGACAACCTCATCGATGATAACGAAAATAATTTCGATGCGATTTATTATAAAGGACAATCTCACAGCTATAGGTCATTGATTCTCTTAACGCTTAACAAAAATCTGCTCAGCGCTGCCTCTAACGGAAATGACGGTTACAGAATTTTAAGTGACGTAATTAAACGTAAGCCGGATTATTATGATGCATATATGGGGCTTGGCTTATATAAGATTTTTCTTGGGCTTGTTCCTGAAAAATTCAAATGGCTTTTATCGATAATCGGATTTGACGGGGACATAAAAGAAGGTGTTAATCTTTTAAAAACAGCGGCACAGAACGGAAAGTTTACTAAGATAGATTCAAAGATTGCTCTTGCGCTTTTTACTTTGCAGGAAAGAGAAGAAAAAGATGAAAGCATGGTGAAAACGATGGAAACAATCTGTGCGCAGTATCCTGAAAGCCCCATGTTTAAAATGATGCATGCCGGAGCTTTACAGTTGGTCGGGAGAACAGAAGAATCACTTCCATTGCTTGAAGATGCTCTTAGATTAAACAAGTTCTCAATGCAGAATGAAGTAAATAAAGGTGCAAACGGGCTGCTTGGTAACGTGTATTTTAAACGCAATGATTACGCTAACGCGATAAAATATCTCGAAGAACATTTAAAATATGTTCATCCGGAAGACAGATATAATATTAGTGTTTATAACTTGGCGGTTGCTTATGAAATGTCAGGCAACAGAGAAAAAGCTCTTGAAAAATACCGTGCAGTAAGAAAAGATTTCATAAATGAACGCGACGGCGAAACGGAGAAAATGTTTTACAGGTTTGCTCAGGACAGAATCAAAAATCCTATGAACCGTCTTGATTCGATTCTTACACTTGGATTGAATTTAAGAGAATCAAATAAATTGAGCGAAGCAGTAAATTTTTATGAAAATGTTTTAGCATCGGACATACTCGATGTTTATAAAAGCGATGATGATAAAGCGCGTTTATACTATGAAGCTGCCTTGACATATAATGTTAATGGCCAAGCCGATTTAGCTCAGGATTATTTCAGCAGAATAATAAATCTAAAACCAAAAACTGAAAACTGGTACGTGCCGTTTTCTTATTTCGAGCTTGGTAAAATTTATGCTCGTAAAAGTGATTGGCAAAAAGCCCATCAAATGTTTGAGAAAATTTCAGAATTCGATGAGTTTGAAATGAAACAGTCACTTGAAATGCGTCTAAAAAATTTCCGTGAAAAATATTAA
- a CDS encoding GIY-YIG nuclease family protein — translation MHKYYVYILASKRNGTLYIGVTNDLFKRIGQHKNGEIEGFTKRYNVNILVYYEETDDINGALQREKNLKKWKRKWKLELIEKINPEWKDLFLEIDL, via the coding sequence ATGCATAAGTATTATGTGTACATACTTGCCAGTAAAAGAAACGGAACCTTATATATAGGTGTAACCAATGATCTATTCAAAAGAATAGGTCAGCATAAAAATGGAGAAATTGAGGGATTTACAAAAAGATACAATGTAAATATTCTTGTTTATTACGAAGAGACAGATGATATAAATGGTGCTTTACAAAGAGAGAAGAACCTAAAAAAATGGAAACGTAAATGGAAGTTGGAGCTTATTGAAAAAATTAATCCTGAATGGAAAGATTTATTTTTAGAAATAGATTTATAA
- a CDS encoding thioredoxin domain-containing protein has product MTTNVHPPIELKANALIHEKSPYLLQHAYNPVDWHPWNENTLKLAKQLKKPIFLSIGYSTCYWCHVMEREVFENPEIAKLMNKYFINIKVDREERPDIDRIYMMALQSMTGAGGWPMSMFLTTDLKPFYGATYIPPKAKYGRAGFEDIIGQVNELWNTKQNEILESSNEIYAHLEKRINSVYKKDEIINDMPAKSCYELCRKIFDYENGGFGEGNKFPRTSVLDFLLAYNKVYKDIEALDMVTYTCQKMFLGGIYDHLGGGFHRYSVDTIWRVPHFEKMLYDQAQLICTYIDAYLVSDNKLFLSVAEDTAKFILNNLASSEGAFYSAEDAESATDADKPHEKAEGAYNLWSKEELDKILGDDAEIFNCYFGILPHGNTLNDPHEVFGNKNVLYIANDVFDTAKKFDKTPEEISETISSSTKKLLEVRNKRPAPHLDDKILTSWNALTIKAFCKLYQVTGNNEYLNIAKKATAFIQEKLFDKKNKTLLHRFREGESKFTASLEDYAYLIDALINLYESSFDVSYLEFAIEINEITINKFYDKTNSGFFDTEINDDIILRTKEIYDGAEPSGNAIQIQNLLKLGVITGKNELTDMAVNSIKLFFDELQKYPFSYPCSISDLMFYLNSAKEIIITGGDDKSKELLNQVYATYLPFRIILKADKNIEKISSFINNKTFNFEESKVYVCKNYKCELPVSNIEELNNLLKN; this is encoded by the coding sequence ATGACTACGAATGTTCACCCACCTATAGAGTTAAAAGCGAACGCATTAATCCACGAAAAAAGTCCATATTTGCTTCAGCATGCCTATAATCCCGTTGACTGGCATCCATGGAATGAAAATACTCTAAAACTTGCAAAACAACTAAAAAAACCCATTTTTTTATCAATCGGCTATTCAACTTGCTACTGGTGTCACGTGATGGAACGAGAAGTTTTTGAAAACCCGGAAATTGCCAAATTAATGAATAAATATTTCATTAATATCAAAGTTGACCGCGAGGAACGTCCTGATATTGATAGAATTTATATGATGGCTTTGCAATCTATGACAGGCGCAGGCGGATGGCCTATGAGCATGTTTCTCACGACGGATTTGAAACCGTTTTATGGTGCAACATATATTCCGCCAAAAGCAAAATACGGACGCGCAGGTTTTGAAGATATTATTGGACAGGTTAATGAATTATGGAACACAAAACAAAATGAAATTCTTGAAAGCAGTAATGAAATTTATGCGCATCTTGAAAAAAGAATAAACTCCGTTTATAAAAAAGATGAAATCATAAACGATATGCCTGCAAAAAGCTGTTATGAGCTGTGCAGGAAAATTTTTGATTATGAAAACGGTGGTTTCGGTGAGGGAAATAAGTTTCCGAGAACATCGGTTCTCGATTTTTTATTAGCATACAATAAAGTTTATAAAGACATTGAAGCTCTCGATATGGTTACATATACCTGCCAGAAAATGTTTCTGGGAGGAATCTATGACCATCTCGGCGGGGGATTTCATCGCTACTCTGTCGATACAATCTGGAGAGTCCCGCATTTCGAAAAAATGCTTTACGATCAGGCGCAGTTAATTTGCACTTATATTGATGCATATCTTGTTTCGGACAATAAATTATTTTTGAGCGTTGCAGAAGATACTGCGAAGTTTATTTTAAATAACCTCGCAAGTTCTGAAGGTGCTTTTTACTCTGCGGAAGATGCTGAGAGTGCAACGGACGCTGATAAACCACATGAGAAAGCAGAAGGTGCATATAACCTCTGGTCAAAGGAAGAACTTGATAAAATTTTAGGCGATGATGCGGAAATTTTTAATTGTTATTTCGGAATCTTGCCTCACGGTAATACTCTTAACGACCCTCATGAAGTTTTTGGAAACAAAAACGTTTTATATATAGCTAACGATGTTTTCGATACTGCAAAAAAGTTTGATAAAACTCCTGAAGAAATATCTGAAACTATTTCATCATCAACAAAGAAGTTGTTAGAAGTTCGCAATAAACGACCTGCTCCGCATCTCGATGATAAAATTTTAACTTCATGGAATGCCTTAACGATAAAAGCATTCTGTAAGCTTTATCAGGTAACAGGAAATAATGAATATCTGAACATTGCAAAAAAAGCAACCGCATTTATTCAAGAAAAACTCTTCGATAAGAAAAATAAAACTTTGCTTCACAGGTTCAGAGAGGGGGAGTCAAAGTTCACTGCTTCGCTTGAGGATTATGCTTACTTAATTGATGCCTTGATTAACCTCTACGAATCATCTTTTGATGTTTCGTATCTTGAGTTTGCGATTGAGATTAATGAAATCACCATTAACAAGTTTTATGACAAAACAAACTCAGGTTTCTTTGATACTGAGATAAATGATGATATAATTTTACGCACAAAAGAAATTTATGACGGTGCAGAGCCGTCGGGCAACGCAATTCAGATTCAGAATTTATTAAAGCTTGGCGTCATTACAGGGAAAAATGAACTTACTGATATGGCAGTTAACTCCATAAAACTGTTTTTTGATGAACTTCAAAAGTATCCGTTCTCTTACCCGTGTTCGATTTCTGATTTAATGTTTTACTTAAATTCAGCTAAGGAAATTATTATAACAGGCGGTGATGACAAATCAAAAGAACTTTTAAATCAGGTATATGCGACCTATCTGCCTTTCAGAATTATCCTGAAAGCTGATAAAAATATTGAAAAAATTTCATCTTTTATAAATAATAAAACCTTTAATTTTGAAGAATCGAAGGTGTATGTTTGCAAAAATTACAAATGCGAATTACCCGTCTCCAATATTGAAGAATTAAATAATCTTTTAAAAAATTAA
- the xerD gene encoding site-specific tyrosine recombinase XerD, whose protein sequence is MSEDLELHKKLFINYLRTERSLSENSIASYNFDLTKLFDFLKRKKIISVKEIDDKSLNDFLKIIKGSMNKNDEVFSVKSVTRYISSFRTFFKFLEAENHIKNNPAENLEAPKSARALPEVLTIDEINKILDSVNLSDKAGLRNRAILETMYASGLRVSELTNLEINNIDFESGFLRVFGKGSKERIVPIGKSALRFIEEYIKILRDKIKNAKSFNYVFLNLRGGKLSRMGVWNIVDEYCKKANIKKEVHPHTFRHSFATHLLEGGADIRIIQEMLGHSDISTTQIYTHIDKEYLIEIHKTFHPRA, encoded by the coding sequence ATGTCAGAGGATTTAGAACTTCATAAAAAATTATTTATAAATTACCTCAGAACAGAACGTTCTCTTTCCGAGAATTCAATTGCATCTTATAACTTCGACCTTACAAAACTCTTTGATTTTTTAAAGCGCAAAAAGATAATTTCAGTAAAAGAAATCGATGATAAATCATTAAATGATTTTTTGAAAATCATAAAAGGTTCGATGAATAAGAACGATGAGGTGTTTTCAGTTAAGTCGGTTACGCGTTACATTTCTTCATTCAGAACTTTTTTTAAATTTCTTGAGGCGGAAAATCATATTAAAAATAACCCGGCAGAAAATCTGGAAGCGCCAAAATCAGCAAGGGCTTTACCGGAAGTCCTGACCATAGATGAAATAAATAAAATTCTTGATTCGGTTAATTTATCCGATAAAGCAGGGCTTCGCAACCGTGCTATTCTTGAAACGATGTATGCTTCCGGCTTGCGTGTGAGCGAGCTTACAAACCTTGAAATCAATAATATAGATTTTGAAAGCGGGTTTTTACGTGTGTTTGGAAAAGGTTCAAAGGAGCGCATTGTTCCAATTGGCAAATCAGCACTTAGGTTCATTGAAGAATACATAAAAATACTTCGCGATAAAATCAAAAATGCAAAATCATTCAATTATGTTTTTTTAAATTTGCGCGGCGGCAAGCTCTCGAGAATGGGAGTATGGAACATCGTAGATGAGTACTGCAAAAAAGCAAACATAAAAAAAGAAGTTCATCCTCATACTTTCAGGCATTCGTTTGCTACTCATCTGCTTGAAGGTGGAGCTGACATAAGAATTATTCAGGAGATGTTAGGACATTCTGATATTTCAACTACTCAGATTTATACTCATATAGACAAAGAATATCTCATCGAAATTCACAAGACATTTCATCCCAGAGCGTAA
- a CDS encoding PKD domain-containing protein, translating into MKKSSTFFTFLSIFLFSLLILAITTKNFLLPSQQKNEKLEKALKELSEKQNEHEEGEGHGPSYDKPNDALLHELKYTRDPKTKHVPVERLIPAFEYARELEARDAAPLSINWTERGPNNVAGRTRAILVDLNDATRNTVFTGGVGGGLWKTTNMNDVNPTWTNINNFFDNIAITTLTQNPSNPQEIYFGTGEGWFNVDAIRGLGIWKSTDGGTTFNHLTATNDITRFACIQNLKVHPITGHLYAATRGRSGFEKGPGLTSDLFGGIYRSTDGGTSWTMVLGQGSGATAFRAADVEIAADGTLYAAMGVFQEDGIYKSATGDLGSWTKLNVPLSGFPATGFFRLEIAVAPSSANTFYVVAQNSVNYGILGIFKSTNAGTLFTACALPTDADPLIGADYTRSQAWYDLICAVDPNNANTLYVGGIDLFKSITGGASWTQISHWTGSFGSQYVHADQHAIVFQPGSSDVIYFGNDGGIYKTSDGTALVPVIKDKNLGYNVTQYYACSIHPTANTNHFLAGAQDNGSQKYSSAGMNSTVEVTGGDGAFTHIDQNEPQYQFTSYVFNNYFRSTDGGNSFVSADFNDNGQFINPTDYDNTANILYCANTAGNYLRWDNPQTGATSSTVTVTGFDTLITAVTVSPNVANRVYFGFEDAEIKYVDAANTGTSKTATDISTGLPADGFVSCITIQPGNENHIIVTYSNYGVNSVWESTNGGTSWTSIEGNLPDMPIWWALFSPLNSDHLLLATEIGVWTTDNIDGGSTVWGPSNTGMANVSTRMLKYRTSDNFLIAATHGRGLYSTDAFSSARVAFGANKVVTYIQAPINFTDDSYQATTWLWNFGDGNTSTSQNPSHSYSTAGTYTVSLTINGSLTETKTSYITVLPQKGIPFMIGGGASYTGDFETNPSEFANETVSGTSWERGNSSILNKNGTHSGSFAWVTGLTQATYFDNSISLLYSPEYNFTNAGTYTISFWAKYQTEATWDGFRVESTTDNGNSWTPVGTLGLTWYNFVNPVLATVFPAGEPFFSGAQATYTQYSTDISSLAGNSRVAFRFHFRTDGNTPDVGVAIDDFEINGPANPPLPVELASFTAITNKQHVNLSWSTASEINNKGFNIERKLKDKTQWTTAGFIEGKGTTNEISNYNFTDRNLVSGTYNYRLKQIDYNGNYEYHNLSSDVIVGIPTNFAVSQNYPNPFNPTTKINFELPLDSKVSIKIYDVTGREVAALVNNETRSAGYHTVTMNANNFASGVYFYIIKAEGVNNSTSFSKAMKMMLIK; encoded by the coding sequence ATGAAAAAGAGCTCTACTTTCTTCACTTTTCTTTCCATCTTTTTATTTTCACTTCTAATACTTGCCATAACTACAAAAAATTTTTTATTACCTTCACAACAAAAAAATGAAAAGCTGGAAAAAGCATTGAAAGAATTATCCGAAAAGCAAAATGAACATGAAGAAGGTGAAGGACACGGACCTTCTTATGATAAACCTAACGATGCATTGCTCCACGAATTAAAATACACACGAGACCCGAAAACAAAACATGTGCCTGTTGAAAGATTGATTCCTGCATTTGAATATGCAAGAGAACTTGAAGCACGAGACGCAGCACCGCTTTCAATCAATTGGACAGAACGCGGACCAAATAACGTTGCCGGAAGAACGCGTGCTATACTTGTTGATTTGAATGATGCTACAAGAAACACGGTATTTACAGGAGGAGTTGGAGGCGGTTTATGGAAGACTACAAATATGAACGATGTAAATCCTACCTGGACTAATATCAATAATTTTTTCGATAACATTGCAATAACAACCTTAACACAAAACCCCTCTAATCCTCAGGAAATTTATTTCGGGACTGGAGAAGGATGGTTCAATGTTGATGCAATACGGGGATTAGGAATATGGAAATCAACAGATGGGGGAACAACTTTTAATCACTTAACCGCAACCAACGATATAACAAGATTCGCATGCATACAAAATCTTAAAGTTCATCCTATAACGGGGCACTTGTATGCCGCAACGCGCGGACGTTCCGGATTTGAAAAAGGACCGGGATTAACTTCTGATTTATTTGGGGGTATTTACCGTTCGACTGATGGCGGCACAAGCTGGACAATGGTTCTGGGACAAGGAAGCGGAGCAACGGCATTCAGAGCCGCTGATGTTGAAATTGCAGCAGACGGAACGCTTTATGCCGCAATGGGAGTATTTCAGGAAGATGGAATTTATAAATCTGCTACGGGTGATTTAGGAAGCTGGACAAAGTTAAATGTGCCTTTAAGCGGGTTTCCTGCAACAGGATTTTTCCGGCTTGAAATTGCTGTTGCCCCAAGCAGCGCAAATACTTTTTATGTTGTAGCACAAAACAGTGTTAATTATGGAATACTCGGAATTTTTAAATCAACAAATGCAGGAACATTATTTACTGCATGCGCATTGCCGACAGATGCTGACCCTTTAATTGGCGCAGACTATACGAGAAGCCAGGCATGGTATGATTTGATTTGCGCAGTTGACCCGAATAATGCAAACACGCTGTATGTAGGAGGCATTGATTTGTTCAAATCAATCACCGGTGGTGCAAGCTGGACGCAGATTTCCCATTGGACGGGAAGCTTTGGCTCGCAGTATGTTCATGCAGACCAGCATGCAATTGTTTTTCAACCGGGAAGCTCCGATGTAATTTATTTTGGTAATGACGGAGGAATTTACAAAACATCCGATGGAACTGCGCTTGTGCCTGTAATCAAAGATAAAAATTTAGGATATAACGTAACTCAATATTATGCGTGTTCAATTCATCCGACTGCAAATACAAATCATTTTCTTGCAGGAGCGCAGGATAACGGCTCACAGAAATATTCTTCGGCAGGAATGAACTCGACAGTTGAAGTAACCGGCGGTGACGGTGCTTTTACTCACATTGACCAGAATGAACCTCAATATCAATTTACTTCTTACGTGTTTAATAATTATTTCCGTTCGACTGACGGAGGAAATTCATTTGTGTCCGCAGATTTTAATGATAACGGACAATTTATAAATCCGACTGATTATGATAATACTGCAAATATATTGTATTGCGCAAACACTGCGGGAAACTATTTAAGATGGGATAATCCTCAGACAGGCGCTACATCAAGCACGGTTACTGTAACAGGATTTGATACTTTGATTACTGCTGTTACGGTTTCCCCGAATGTTGCTAACAGAGTTTATTTTGGTTTTGAAGATGCGGAAATAAAATACGTTGATGCTGCAAATACAGGAACATCAAAAACTGCTACAGACATTTCAACAGGATTACCTGCTGATGGTTTTGTCTCATGCATAACGATTCAACCCGGAAATGAAAATCATATAATCGTTACTTATTCAAATTACGGCGTTAATAGTGTGTGGGAAAGCACCAACGGAGGAACTTCATGGACATCAATCGAAGGCAATTTGCCGGATATGCCGATTTGGTGGGCATTATTCAGCCCATTGAACAGCGACCATCTGCTTCTTGCAACTGAAATCGGGGTTTGGACAACAGACAATATAGACGGTGGTTCGACAGTATGGGGTCCTTCAAACACGGGAATGGCAAATGTAAGCACAAGGATGCTGAAATACAGAACGTCGGATAATTTTTTAATTGCAGCAACTCACGGACGCGGTTTATATTCAACTGATGCTTTCTCATCTGCACGCGTTGCATTCGGTGCAAACAAAGTTGTGACTTATATACAAGCCCCGATAAATTTTACAGATGACTCATACCAGGCAACGACATGGCTTTGGAACTTTGGCGATGGAAATACTTCGACTTCACAAAATCCTTCACATTCATATAGCACGGCAGGCACATACACAGTATCGCTGACAATTAACGGTTCATTAACAGAAACAAAAACTTCATACATAACTGTTCTGCCTCAGAAAGGAATTCCGTTTATGATTGGCGGAGGAGCAAGCTACACAGGAGACTTTGAAACCAATCCGAGTGAGTTTGCAAACGAAACTGTAAGCGGGACTTCATGGGAACGCGGAAATTCTTCCATACTTAATAAAAACGGAACTCACAGCGGTTCATTTGCCTGGGTGACGGGTTTAACTCAAGCAACATATTTTGATAATTCGATTTCACTGCTTTATTCACCTGAATACAATTTCACAAATGCAGGAACCTATACAATAAGCTTCTGGGCGAAGTATCAAACTGAAGCTACATGGGACGGTTTCAGAGTTGAATCGACAACCGACAATGGAAACAGCTGGACACCTGTCGGAACATTGGGATTAACATGGTATAATTTTGTAAATCCTGTTCTTGCAACGGTATTCCCTGCAGGTGAACCATTTTTCTCAGGAGCTCAGGCAACATACACGCAATACTCGACTGACATTTCTTCTCTTGCTGGTAACTCGCGTGTTGCTTTCAGATTCCATTTCAGAACGGACGGTAATACACCTGATGTTGGAGTTGCAATAGATGACTTCGAAATTAACGGTCCTGCAAATCCCCCGCTTCCAGTCGAACTTGCAAGCTTCACTGCCATTACAAACAAACAGCATGTTAATTTAAGCTGGTCAACAGCAAGCGAGATAAATAATAAAGGATTCAACATTGAACGAAAATTGAAAGATAAAACCCAGTGGACAACTGCAGGGTTCATTGAAGGAAAAGGAACAACAAATGAAATTTCGAATTATAACTTCACTGATAGAAATTTAGTATCAGGAACATATAATTACAGATTAAAACAAATTGATTACAATGGAAATTATGAATATCATAATCTCTCATCGGATGTAATTGTGGGAATACCAACCAACTTTGCGGTGAGCCAGAATTATCCAAATCCGTTTAATCCGACGACAAAAATAAATTTTGAGTTACCGCTCGACAGTAAGGTATCGATAAAAATTTATGATGTAACAGGAAGAGAAGTTGCCGCACTTGTCAATAATGAAACCCGAAGCGCCGGTTATCATACTGTAACTATGAATGCTAACAACTTTGCAAGCGGAGTGTATTTTTATATTATAAAAGCTGAGGGAGTGAACAATTCCACTTCGTTTTCGAAAGCAATGAAAATGATGCTGATAAAGTAA